A single genomic interval of Meleagris gallopavo isolate NT-WF06-2002-E0010 breed Aviagen turkey brand Nicholas breeding stock chromosome 6, Turkey_5.1, whole genome shotgun sequence harbors:
- the LOC109368389 gene encoding thrombospondin type-1 domain-containing protein 7A-like, translated as MLNTVDGPSDTVEDYLCDPEEMPLGARKCTLPCPEDCVMSEWGSWSRCSLPCNGSSVRERSSESLRQPMEGKSCPAATETEVCTLNKNCYHYDYNVTDWSTCQLSEKAVCGNGIKTRMLDCVRSDGKSVDLKYCEEVSGYL; from the exons ATGCTGAACACTGTGGATGGTCCTTCTGACACTGTGGAGGACTACCTGTGTGATCCTGAAGAGATGCCACTTGGTGCTAGAAAATGCACACTGCCATGTCCAGAAGACTGTGTTATGTCTGAATGGGGATCATGGTCTCGCTGTTCTTTG CCATGCAATGGAAGCAGTGTCCGTGAAAGGTCATCAGAATCTCTGAGACAACCAATGGAAGGAAAGTCTTGCCCTGCTGCCACTGAGACTGAAGTCTGCACTTTGAACAAAAACTGCTACCACTATGACTACAATGTGACAG ACTGGAGCACATGTCAGCTCAGTGAGAAGGCTGTCTGTGGTAATGGAATCAAAACGCGGATGCTCGATTGTGTTCGCAGTGATGGCAAATCAGTTGACCTGAAGTACTGTGAGGAGGTGAGTGGGTACTTGTAA